A window of Vigna unguiculata cultivar IT97K-499-35 chromosome 4, ASM411807v1, whole genome shotgun sequence contains these coding sequences:
- the LOC114181770 gene encoding receptor-like protein 35 isoform X2, with amino-acid sequence MISIRVSVMSPIGLKVIIFMVCLVAFQIVGGEKEIRCLEREREALLRFKASIVDHHGMLSSWTTPDCCQWKGICCSNLTANIVSLDLHGEYDYETESWSYYISGKIHQSLIELQQLKYLNLSYNSFSHIPEFLGSLRNLRYLDLSCCYFDGKIPSQFGSLSHLKYLNLASNNLEGSIPTQLGNLSKLEYLDLRGNSFQGNLPTELQSLSKLEYLDLAFNSFEGNIPSQLGNLSKLEHLDLSFNIFEGYIPSQLGSLSNLQQLYLGGEDYNGDLEFNDRV; translated from the exons ATGATAAGCATTAGAGTGTCAGTGATGAGTCCGATTGGTTTGAAAGTGATAATATTTATGGTGTGTTTGGTGGCATTCCAGATTGTTGGTGGTGAGAAGGAGATAAGATGCTTAGAAAGGGAGAGGGAAGCACTCCTCCGATTCAAAGCTTCCATTGTTGATCACCATGGCATGCTGTCTTCTTGGACCACTCCTGATTGCTGCCAATGGAAAGGGATTTGCTGCAGCAACCTCACTGCTAATATCGTAAGCCTCGACCTTCATGGTGAGTATGATTATGAAACTGAATCATGGTCTTATTATATCAGCGGAAAGATCCACCAATCATTGATTGAGTTGCAACAATTAAAGTATCTCAACCTCAGTTACAATTCTTTTTCACATATCCCAGAGTTTCTTGGTTCTCTCAGGAACTTGAGATACCTTGATCTCTCATGCTGTTATTTTGACGGAAAAATTCCAAGTCAGTTTGGGTCTCTTTCTCATTTGAAATACCTTAATCTCGCTTCGAATAATCTTGAGGGTTCTATCCCTACTCAACTCGGAAATCTCTCCAAGTTGGAGTATCTTGATCTCAGAGGCAATTCTTTTCAAGGAAATTTACCAACCGAACTTCAAAGTCTCTCTAAGCTGGAGTATCTTGATCTCGCTTTCAATTCATTTGAAGGAAATATACCATCCCAACTCGGAAACCTTTCTAAGTTGGAACATCTTGACCTCAGCTTCAATatttttgaaggatatatacCATCTCAACTGGGAAGTCTTTCTAACTTACAACAACTTTATCTTGGTGGGGAAGATTATAATGGAGATCTCGAATTCAACGATAGGG TATGA
- the LOC114181770 gene encoding receptor-like protein EIX2 isoform X1, translating to MSLDLSNNHLNGKIREDSNLPFHLETLSISSNFLEGGIPKSFGNACALHSLRMEDNKLSVEFSIIIHHLSGCARYSLEVLYLHMNEINGTLIDLSMFTSLRVLSIGENKLSGKILKNIQFPPQLEELDIQSNSLNGVFTDYHFVNVTKLSYLDLSNNPLTLTFTQNWIPPFQLSSIRLKSCLLGTFPKWLRKQNKYDELDISNSKILDMVPRWFWAKLASGNVGSIDISNNSLHGIIPNIFGKNIVDFLILASNQFEGPIPPFLRGSIFLDLSNNNLLDSHSFLCASGPEKILYQLDLAHNHLSGQIPDCWSHFKSLAYLDLSHNKFSGNIPTSLGLLLGLQALLLRNNNLTHEIPFSLRRCTKLVMLDMSNNNLSGQIPAWIGSEMQELQILSLGSNNFNGILPLQICYLKSIQIFDLSLNNLSGKIPTCINNFTSMVNKTFSSDYGRHGYFINISDFRTYHLYDLNAFLMWKGSEQIFKTTELLLLKGIDLSSNNFSEEIPVEIENLVELISLNLSRNNFIGQIPSNIGNLKSLEFLDLSRNQFIG from the coding sequence ATGTCATTGGATCTTTCAAACAATCACCTGAATGGAAAGATAAGAGAAGATAGTAATTTACCCTTTCACTTGGAAACTTTATCAATCTCATCAAACTTTCTAGAAGGTGGAATTCCCAAATCATTTGGAAATGCATGCGCTTTGCACTCATTAAGAATGGAGGATAACAAATTGAGTGTAGAGttttcaataataattcatCATTTATCTGGATGTGCTAGATATTCATTAGAAGTATTATATCTACACATGAATGAAATCAATGGCACACTAATTGACCTCTCAATGTTCACATCTTTAAGAGTGTTATCTATTGGTGAAAACAAGCTAAGTggaaagattttaaaaaatattcaatttccACCTCAACTAGAAGAATTAGACATACAGTCAAATTCCTTAAATGGTGTGTTCACTGACTACCATTTTGTTAATGTAACCAAGTTATCTTACTTGGACTTATCTAATAACCCATTAACCTTAACATTTACCCAAAATTGGATCCCACCTTTTCAATTGAGTTCCATAAGGTTGAAATCTTGCTTGTTAGGTACATTTCCCAAATGGTTGCGAAAGCAAAATAAATATGACGAActtgacatttcaaattctaaaatattggATATGGTTCCAAGGTGGTTTTGGGCTAAATTAGCTTCTGGAAATGTGGGTTCAATAGATATTTCAAACAATAGTCTACATGGTATAATTCCAAATATTTTTGGAAAGAACATTGTTGATTTCCTAATTCTTGCATCAAATCAATTTGAAGGTCCTATTCCACCATTTCTACGAGGTTCCATATTTCTTGatttatctaataataatttattagattcGCATTCATTTTTATGTGCTAGTGGTCCTGAAAAAATACTATATCAGTTAGACCTTGCACATAATCATCTTTCTGGACAAATTCCAGATTGTTGGAGCCATTTTAAGTCGTTAGCTTATTTAGATTTGAGCCACAACAAATTTTCAGGAAACATTCCTACTTCATTAGGATTGCTTCTTGGTCTTCAAGCATTATTATTAAGAAACAATAACTTAACACATGAGATCCCTTTCTCCTTAAGACGTTGTACAAAGTTAGTGATGCTTGATATGTCAAACAACAATTTATCAGGGCAAATCCCTGCTTGGATCGGGAGCGAAATGCAAGAGTTGCAAATCTTAAGTTTGGGAAGTAATAATTTCAATGGAATTTTACCATTACAAATTTGTTATCTAAAAAGCATCCAAATATTTGATCTCTCACTAAATAACTTGTCTGGAAAAATTCCTacatgtataaataattttacatcaatGGTTAACAAGACGTTTTCAAGTGATTATGGACGGCATGGGTATTTTATCAACATTAGTGATTTTAGAACCTATCACTTATACGATTTGAATGCATTTTTGATGTGGAAAGGTTCAGAACAAATATTCAAGACTACTGAGTTATTACTTCTAAAAGGCATTGATCTTTCCAGTAATAACTTTTCAGAAGAGATTCCAGTGGAAATAGAGAATTTAGTTgagttgatttcattaaatttgtcaagaaataattttattggacAAATCCCTTCAAATATTGGAAATCTAAAATCacttgaatttcttgatttgTCAAGAAACCAATTTATTGGTTAG